One window from the genome of Oryctolagus cuniculus chromosome 1, mOryCun1.1, whole genome shotgun sequence encodes:
- the LOC100342861 gene encoding olfactory receptor 10AG1-like: MKREDENAEVNITTVKQFVLLGFSDLPKLQGLLSAVFSIIYLTILTGNSLIIIITSLEPALQKPMYFFLANFSSLEICYVSVTLPRILFNLWTQDRSISLLDCATQMCFFLMLGTTECLLLAVMSYDRYVAICNPLHYPLVMNHKMCVQLAVSSWVSGIPVQIGQTWQIFSLHFCNSNLINHFFCDIPPILKLACGDTSVHEVSVYVVVMLVAAVPFMLILASYSKIISTILRLPTATGRAKAFSTCSSHLLVVVLFFGSATITYLRPKSNHSAGTDKLLSLFYTIVTPMFNPMIYSLRNKDVIAALRKLFLNRMVH, from the coding sequence ATGAAACGTGAAGATGAAAATGCAGAAGTCAACATTACCACAGTGAAGCAATTTGTCCTCCTGGGATTTTCTGACCTTCCAAAACTCCAGGGGTTACTCTCCGCGGTGTTTTCTATCATCTATTTGACGATCTTAACTGGAAATAGCCTCATAATAATAATAACGAGCCTTGAGCCTGCCTTGCAGAAACCCATGTATTTTTTCCTGGCAAATTTTTCCTCACTGGAAATCTGTTACGTGTCTGTCACCCTCCCTAGGATTCTGTTCAATCTCTGGACTCAGGACAGAAGCATTTCGCTATTGGACTGTGCCACCCAAATGTGCTTCTTCCTTATGCTGGGGACCACTGagtgcctcctcctggctgtAATGTcctatgaccgctatgtggccatttgcAACCCTCTGCACTACCCTCTGGTCATGAACCACAAGATGTGTGTTCAGCTGGCAGTTAGCTCCTGGGTCAGTGGAATCCCAGTCCAGATAGGACAAACATGGCAAATATTCTCCCTGCATTTCTGTAACTCCAACCTAATTAACCACTTCTTCTGTGACATACCCCCCATTCTCAAGCTAGCCTGTGGGGACACTTCTGTGCATGAGGTGTCTGTCTATGTAGTTGTTATGTTGGTCGCTGCAGTCCCTTTTATGCTGATTCTTGCCTCTTACAGCAAAATCATTTCCACTATCCTGAGGCTGCCAACGGCCACAGGAAGAGCTAAGGCCTTCTCCACGTgttcctcccatctgctggtggtGGTTTTATTCTTTGGATCTGCTACCATCACCTATCTGAGACCCAAATCCAATCATTCCGCAGGAACTGACAAACTACTCTCTCTTTTCTACACCATTGTGACTCCCATGTTTAATCCCATGATATACAGCCTTAGGAATAAGGATGTCATTGCAGCACTAAGAAAATTGTTTCTTAACAGAATGGTGCATTGA
- the LOC100342102 gene encoding olfactory receptor 5W2-like: MDKENCSAVTEFFLLGITNNFGMKVTLFITFLIVYLVNLLANLGMIILIRLDSRLHTPMYFFLSHLSFCDLCYSTAIGPRMLVDIFTKNKSISITGCIMQFFILYMFVDAECLLLAVMAFDRYKAISNPLLYTVNMSTKMCSLSMVGVYLVGMADALIHTSLTFRLCFCGSKEINHFFCDIPPLLLLSCSDTQVNELVIFTVFGFIELSTISGVLVSYCYIISSVLKIRSAEGRFKAFSTCTSHFTAVAIFQGTILFMYFRPSSSYSLDEDKMTSLFYTLVIPMLNPLIYSLRNKDVKEALEKLRSRVC, encoded by the coding sequence atggacaaagaaaattgCTCCGCAGTAACTGAATTCTTTCTTTTGGGAATTACGAACAACTTTGGAATGAAGGTAACTCTGTTCATCACATTCCTTATTGTTTATCTAGTTAACCTCCTGGCAAATCTTGGAATGATCATCTTAATTAGACTGGATTCCCGGCTGCACACCCCAATGTACTTTTTCCTCAGCCACCTTTCATTCTGTGACCTCTGCTACTCCACTGCAATTGGACCCAGGATGCTGGTCGACATATTTACCAAGAACAAATCAATTTCCATCACTGGCTGTATCATGCAATTTTTCATCTTGTATATGTTTGTTGATGCTGAGTGTTTACTGCTGGCAGTGATGGCCTTTGATCGCTACAAGGCCATTAGCAACCCCTTGCTCTACACAGTCAACATGTCTACCAAGATGTGTTCTCTGTCCATGGTTGGGGTTTACCTGGTGGGAATGGCAGATGCATTGATACATACATCGTTAACATTCCGCTTATGTTTCTGTGGGTCTAAAGAGATTAATCACTTCTTCTGTGATATCCCTCCTTTGCTACTACTGTCCTGCTCAGATACACAGGTCAATGAGTTGGTGATCTTCACTGTTTTTGGTTTCATTGAGCTGAGTACCATTTCAGGAGTTCTTGTCTCTTACTGTTACATCATCTCATCCGTTTTGAAGATCCGCTCTGCTGAGGGACGGTTCAAAGCTTTCTCCACCTGCACCTCCCACTTCACTGCAGTTGCGATTTTCCAGGGCACTATCCTCTTCATGTACTTCAGGCCAAGTTCTTCCTACTCTCTAGATGAGGACAAGATGACCTCACTCTTTTACACCCTGGTGATTCCCATGTTGAACCCTCTGATTTACAGCCTGCGGAACAAGGATGTGAAAGAGGCCCTAGAGAAACTGAGAAGCCGTGTGTGCTAA
- the LOC100341839 gene encoding olfactory receptor 5W2-like, producing MDKENCSTVSEFFFLGITNNPGMKVTLFITFLVVYLTNLLANLGMIILIRLDSRLHTPMYFFLSHLSFCDLCYSTAIGPKMLVDIFATDRSIPFYGCALQFLIFCIFVDSECLLLAVMAFDRYKAISDPLLYTVNMSSRVCSLLTAGVYLVGMTDSLLHTSLTFRLCFCGSKEINHFFCDVPPLLLLSCSDTQVNELVIFTVFGFIELSTISGVLVSYCYIISSILKIRSAEGRFKAFSTCTSHLTAVAIFQGTMLFMYFRPSSSYSLDEEKMTSLFYTLVIPMLNPLIYSLRNKDVKEALDKLRSSVC from the coding sequence atggataaggaaaattgTTCCACTGTAAGTGAATTCTTTTTCTTGGGAATTACCAATAACCCTGGGATGAAGGTGACCCTGTTCATCACATTCCTAGTTGTTTATCTCACTAACCTCCTGGCAAATCTTGGAATGATCATCTTAATTAGACTGGATTCCCGGCTGCACACCCCAATGTACTTTTTCCTCAGCCACCTCTCGTTCTGTGACCTCTGCTACTCCACTGCTATTGGACCCAAGATGCTGGTGGACATATTTGCCACAGACAGGTCAATTCCCTTCTATGGCTGTGCTCTGCAGTtcctgatcttctgtatctttGTGGATTCTGAGTGTCTGCTGCTGGCAGTGATGGCCTTTGATCGCTACAAGGCCATTAGCGACCCCTTGCTCTACACAGTCAACATGTCCAGCAGGGTGTGCTCCCTGCTCACAGCTGGGGTTTACCTGGTGGGAATGACAGATTCATTGTTACATACATCATTAACATTCCGCTTATGCTTCTGTGGGTCTAAAGAGATTAATCATTTCTTCTGTGATGTCCCTCCTTTGCTACTACTGTCCTGCTCAGACACACAGGTCAATGAGTTGGTGATCTTCACTGTTTTTGGTTTCATTGAACTGAGTACCATTTCTGGAGTTCTTGTTTCTTATTGTTACATCATCTCATCCATTTTGAAGATCCGCTCTGCTGAGGGACGGTTCAAAGCTTTCTCCACCTGCACCTCCCACTTAACCGCAGTTGCGATTTTCCAGGGCACCATGCTCTTCATGTACTTCAGGCCAAGTTCTTCCTACTCTCTAGATGAGGAAAAGATGACCTCACTGTTTTACACCCTGGTGATTCCCATGTTGAACCCTCTGATTTACAGCCTGCGGAACAAGGATGTGAAAGAGGCTCTGGACAAACTGAGAAGCAGTGTGTGCTAA
- the LOC100342355 gene encoding olfactory receptor 5W2-like, producing MDRGNCSSLNEFIFLGITTDTDTKLILFSVFLLVYLTNLLANLGMIILIRLDSQLHTPMYFFLSHLSFCDVCYATAIGPRMLVDIFATDRSIPFYGCALQFLIFCIFADSECLLLAVMAFDRYKAISNPLLYTVNMSSRVCSLLMAGVYLVGMADALIHTSLTFRLCFCGSKEINHFFCDIPPLLLLSCSDTQVNELVIFTVFGFIEMSTISGVLVSYCYIISSILKIRSAEGRFKAFSTCTSHLTTVAIFQGTMLFMYFRPSSSYSLDEDKMTSLFYTLVIPMLNPLIYSLRNKDVKQALDKLKNKRCF from the coding sequence atggaCAGAGGAAACTGCTCATCCTTGAATGAATTCATTTTCTTGGGAATCACTACTGACACGGATACCAAACTGATCCTTTTCAGTGTGTTTCTACTTGTCTATCTCACTAACCTCCTGGCAAACCTTGGAATGATCATCTTAATTAGACTGGATTCCCAGCTGCACACCCCAATGTACTTTTTCCTCAGccacctctctttctgtgacGTCTGCTACGCCACTGCAATTGGACCCAGGATGCTGGTGGACATATTTGCCACAGACAGGTCAATTCCCTTCTATGGCTGTGCTCTGCAGTtcctgatcttctgtatctttGCAGACTCTGAGTGTCTGCTGCTGGCAGTGATGGCCTTTGATCGCTACAAGGCCATTAGCAACCCCTTGCTCTACACAGTCAACATGTCCAGCAGGGtgtgctccctgctcatggctggGGTTTACCTGGTGGGAATGGCAGATGCATTGATACATACATCATTAACATTCCGCTTATGTTTCTGTGGGTCTAAAGAGATTAATCATTTCTTCTGTGATATCCCTCCTCTGCTACTACTCTCCTGCTCAGACACACAGGTCAATGAGTTGGTGATCTTCACTGTTTTTGGTTTCATTGAAATGAGTACTATTTCCGGAGTTCTTGTTTCTTATTGTTACATCATCTCATCCATTTTGAAGATCCGCTCTGCTGAGGGACGGTTCAAAGCTTTCTCCACCTGCACCTCCCACTTAACCACAGTTGCGATTTTCCAAGGCACTATGCTCTTCATGTACTTCAGGCCAAGTTCTTCCTACTCTCTAGATGAGGACAAGATGACCTCACTGTTTTACACCCTGGTGATTCCCATGTTGAACCCTCTGATTTACAGCCTGCGGAACAAGGATGTGAAACAGGCTCTggacaaactgaaaaataaaaggtgcttttaa